Sequence from the Crassostrea angulata isolate pt1a10 chromosome 9, ASM2561291v2, whole genome shotgun sequence genome:
acaaattttcatgCAGTGTTGCTTAGTAATAATTTGTAAGATATATCATCTATTCAACTGTGCCTTAAATCAGACATTAAGcagattttattgatttacttCAGACTAATATTTTTTGGTGTAATAACCCCATTATCATTACCTGAGTAAATATGGGGGATATCCCTACATTAGCATTAAATATGGGGATAAAAACACCATCTGATTTTTTCGGGAATGGTAGTTTTCTTCCACATATATAATTTCATGGGGGTTTTGGGGGGTTACGGCAAAACCCAATGGGGTTTCCATGGGGCTTTCTGTCGGGTACTTTTTCCAAGCTAAAATCTCAATGGATTTTATAATCGTATAAGATATTATATTGATGAATAGAAAGAATGTGGTTGGCTTCATTTAAaacactgggtttttttttcatttaacagATTGTGATGTTGAGATGTAGTCCCTCAATATCATGGAAGCAGCAATCGCTCCATATCAAGTACATCAATGTTCTAAGTGTCCGGGGGACACAGAGTATTATTGTGTGTCGTGTTCATGTGATCTGTGTCCACAATGTAAAGAAAACCATGTAAAAGATCTCAAAACAATAGACCATGATGTTGTGTCACACCGTTACAAATTCAACTACATCCCAACAAAAGAGATCTGTGTGAGACATCAAAGTAATGCTTATATAAATTACTGTGAAATTTGTCAAGTTCCTGTATGTTACCAATGTACACAGCATAGAAGTCATAGACAACTAGATGTTAGAACATCTTATGAAACAAAGCGACAGCAACACAGGGCAACCATTGACAGCATCAGAAGTGATGCTCTCTTTTACAGACCAGTTCTCCTGCTACGAATCAAAGCTGATTTCAAAACCTGTCGTAAAGAATTATTTACCCTCTATCAATCAGAGATGGTAACAAAGGCCCACACACTGAAACATCTCATTGACTATTTACAAAACGATTTAATGCGCGATATGTTTTGtgactttgatttcaaacaaaGATTGTTAAAACAGAAGTTAGAAATGCTCAGACATATTGCCGGTCTACAGAGATATGTAAACATATATGAACAGAGGAGAGTAATCAGACCGCTACAATTTCTCTCATCCATAAAGAGAGCCCTCTCCCAGATACAGCTTACACTCCACACAAGCCAGCTCTCCATGACCGAGTCACTTAACAAGGtggatgtgatggagtcactgagttCAATCCAAATCACGgagagaggaaaccgacgcgtaggagaccagtgtctgctgaaactgatgtCTGGTACTGAGTCCCATCAATCTCTCACACTGACAGGTGTTTGTTGTTGTTATCACATTTCttgtgtgacatcagaccgggttTGGGTCAGTGATGTGTGGAACAATCTCATCTTGACAGACAAAACAGGTATCCCCCTACATCATGTGGATGATTTATGTAGAGGTTTATATAGAGGTTCCCATAGTGATTTTACCGATTTACATGGcggattacacacagtgaacagtgatagtcaactgatttatatagataggaatGATAACATTAACAAACTgtcaaatgatttaaaaacaaccaccacatttatagagagaTCAAACTTCAAATGGAGACCACgatgtgtgtactggtccccgtccactggggatctactggtcgggatgtatCATATACATACAGAGACAGGCAAGGTTACCCGGTACAACGGAAGTGGACAACTGACACAAACCATACAGTGGGACAACTCAGGGCGGGTAGTGTATAGTTTACctaactatataacagagaacaacaatggggatgtcgtggtgtctgactctATCTATTTGCAcggtgctgtagtggtgacagagcgtgggggaagacatcgtttctcttACACAGGACATTCGCCAGGATCAGAACTGATGCCAtgtggaatctgtactgactcgctgtcacacatcctggtgtgtgataaTCAAACCAAAACAGTACATATGTTACATATGGACGGCCAGTTCCTGTCACATTTACTGACAAGATCACAAGAGATGGGTAAACCTAGGAGCTTGAGTTATGATATCAAAAGTCACCGTCTTTGGGTCGGATCATGGGACAACAACAAGGTGtgtgtctacaggtatatcaccagacaggacaCTCTGACAGGTAggtctgagtcattatcattgATCAAGTCATATCAAATTGTTAATTAATTCATATCACATTGTTTCATTGTGATTGCAATTCATATATTAgttatatatgcatgtaatgtaaattcattattacatgtatgtacatgcaaCTATATATAGTTAATTACTGTTTTCTATATATGCTTAAActtatttaagtaaaaaaaatgcaaacattatcatgtttatgaaaaaaaaatatacaagagCAATTCATTTTAAGTAGGTAACTATGTTTGGAAATTGCGTTAATCAGAGtaataaattaacattatttacCCCATGTAACAATACAGAATTAGAACTCTATGTTTGATGTTTGTAGATCAAAGTCgtgtgatggagtcactgagtggAATCCCAACCCCAGGGACAGAAAAAGCACAGTATGGAAACCAGTGTCTACTGAAACTGACGTCTCCTCTCGATTTACTTCATTTTCTCATCGTGAAAcgtgtttgttgttgttgtgatcacatttcctgtgtgacatcagaccgggtctgggtcagtgatagATACACTCTCAtcttgacagacacaacaggtgcCACTCTACATGCTGTGGAGGATTGATATAGTGGTTTATATATAGGATCACACACAGTGAACAatgagagtgaactgatttatattgATAGGaaatataacatcaacaaattgtcaaaggatatgaaaacaaccaccacatttatagaaAGAACAGACTTAGCATGGAAACCACGGTGTGcgtactggtccccgtccactgggggTCTACTGGTCGGGATGCGTTATATACGTACAGagacaggcaaggtaacccggtacaaccagagtggacaactGACACAAACAATGCAACGTGACAACACAGGACGGGATCTGTATAAAGGACCTAACTATATAACAGaaaacaacaatggggatgtcgtggtgtctgactataggtctggtgctgtagtggtgacggagcgtggaggaagacatcgtttctcatATACAGGACACTCATCAGGATTACGACTAAAGCCAAGAGGCATATGTACTGATGAgttgtcacacatcctggtgtgtgatgatgaaaccaaaaaagtacatataatacataagGACGGTCTGTTCCTGTCATACCTACTGACAAGATCACAAGAGATGGGTAGACCATGGAGCCTGAATTATGATTTCAACtctcaccgtctctgggtcggatcactGAACAACAGCACTGTGTGTATCTACAGCTATATCATCAGACAGGACGCTCCGACAGGTAAGTGTACGTCAATGTCATTCACATTAATTAGATAAAGATACCCAAAACACACAGTCTGTTTTAATTATCAgtcaacaaaatacatgtaagacatgtttatctgtgtgattgtttgtcaatataaacagaCAATTGTTACAGGTTTAGCTTTATCTACCAGTCATTGGGattaattgattataaaaaaaaaaaaaaattaaacgttTTCCCAATTATGGTGCACAGTCACATGCcactttattttaataatatttacacttgcaaatgtttcCCTTATATAACACTGTTTGTGCAATCCGCTGTTATTTCTGCATAACATCATTATGGGTCAAGGGGTCAAAGTAGCGCATGAATAACCTATATATTATGGGTCACTTCTTTGTTCTACACATGTGCTCAACCTAACCGATGCTGATACACACCTATTAAATAtcgtaatgaaaacataattaaggcattaaaaaaataacgtaTCTGTCTTTTGTTATCCGAAGTGTtcttaattcattttctaaaaaatataacattaattgcgGGGGATAGATGATTCAGGTAAGATAGGCAGAatagaaacaaaataatgtttatggATCGACATCGAAACGAGGTGTTCTTGATATTTACAATCGCAATTTGTCAAAGGAGTTAATTCAGTTAAGTTTATTTCTAACCTTTTTACAAGCCTTGACCAAAATCGCAAACGCAATATCACAGACTATTCGTGTTTTGTCCATTCAGGATCACGGTCAAATTTAACTCCTTGTGCTTCTCTGTCCGTTTTGTTCCGTAAAAAGAACATAGAAGTTGAAATAGCTTTCCCATATAATGTCGGAGGTAAATCATATTGCTTTTGAATCTGATTGCGATAGAGTTTCCCCTGAAAATGCTAAAGTAGACTCTATCTCAACTTTCAATcgctttgttttcaaaattccAACCGCTCTGCGACTTCAGCCAACAGAAGTGGTACTATTCCGTCAAGCTtcaatcgttttttttttcaactgtacaaatgaattttcttttctgtttcactttattataataaaaaagggTTGTTTTGTCAAAGTaatgtcatatttatttatcatgataatcaaATACTTGCAACATTGTTGTACTATTTTTTGATACGTCATCTTAATCGAAGCGGCTTTCTAGGACTAGGTCATCACAAGAGAGAAAGTATGGAGTATTGTTATTGTCATTATTAgcaacaaatttaaatataagaaataaggtatcacttttgaatgtatattgtgatataaatacgggttggtTACGTGAACAAATCCCATAAAACTCTTTTGggttatttcttaaatgtattttcattttcctttatTTCAATTGAcataattgaaattatttaataaataaattaattaatgtatttatttgtaGTTGCTAATGTATCATTATATAATTTGTAtgatatagataaataaatggtaaataaaTTAATGGCTTGTTGTAGATGAACATATACCCCGTACTGATGAGGAGGACATGTTCGGCTTAACACCAGGCAGCCGTTTAAGGATATAGCTTggatattgacaggttgtaaatgtttctgtacaaatctagtcAGCTCTCAAAACCACACATGTTGTTTTTCAACATCTGCAGCTGAAATTGTCCTGTGTATAATTCACATAAACTGTTTACTGTCTTTACTAAGCGCTGAACTCGCAACAATCAGTACTCAAATTCAAGACATCGTAAAAGCTGAAGTTCACAAAGCCACGCAGCCACTGAAGGAAAAAGTtaacgttttagaaaaacaaatgaaagaCCTCTTTCAAAAAATCGATGAGCTTGAACAATACGGTCGAAGACCTTTGGTTCGAGTGGCTGGTATACCAGAAACCGCTGACGAAAACACCAGTGACAAAATTCTAGAGGCAGTCTCGGCAGTATCCCTCTACAGAGAGAAGATATAATTGTGTAACACCGAGTAGGCAAACCAGATCGAAATCGAACACGCCCAAGACAAATTATTGACAGACTAAAGTCGGTTGATCTTAAATTTCATCTcgtcaaaaaatttaaaaacaacccAAGTCCTAGAAATGTGGCCATCAATGAGGACCTGACCAACTACCGGGATAGACTCTTGTTCCTTGGCAGGCAATTGTGCAGAAATCACAACCTGAAATCGGTTTCTTCCTCCTATGGCAAAATTAAAGTTGACGATCTCAACAATCGCGCCCATTACATTCGGGAGGAGACAGATCTAATTTAATTCGGTCACGTGATAAAACTCTGATTAAACATCACCATGTGTATTACAGCTACCTTCCACACCTGTATATTTGTGTAACCAATGATCGGCATATTGTTATGTGCAGTTTTGTTGACTCACGTCCACACGCTCGACACTCAATGTTGGGTGTATAAATACTCTGTAAATATTTACTACATGCTAAACGCAGCTTTTGTCTTCAATAACAGTGTTTCGtttcttaattatttacttTGTGTTGTCTATTCTGTCTGTGCAGAGTTTGCCTTACTCAAAACTCTCGAAAAAAACGActcatttttttgtatttatagtgtattgtgtttattttctttcatatttttttgcatgttaTAATATTACCCATGTATATACAccctatacatgtactacatttaTTTTCGTTTCTATGTCTTGTTTCcattttttgtattcaaatGTGAAATTATGTATCGACTGTTCTTCATTGTTACagatataatatgatacataAATATTTCGATATAATCACAGGGGtcaatatatgttatatactttttgaacattttctccGTCATGCTAATAACTTTACACACACTCCTgattttgcaatttatttagAAGCAAATATTTCTTTCGATTGCAGCCCgtttttttcatgtttagtCTATCTTAAGATAGATAATGGGTAACTCGCTCGAGCAGTATCGAGCTGTAATCggcttgttttattttacatgtagagGTGTAtcaaaagtttatttatttctgcATTCCCCACTTGCAAATTTcctgtttcttttttattatccaTGTAACTCATTTAGCCACCTATTGTTAAGCATTTAGCAAATTTCTgtctatattaatttttttcccaattttttatgtttatccTTTTACTGCTGTGCGGAGATATTGAACTTAAACCGGTTCCGTCTATTGTAAATATTCAGAATATTCTACATCTCAAAATCCGCAGTATCAGACACAAGTTAGGTCATTTAAACTACTTTGTTCACGACTTTGATATACTATGTTTCACCGAAACCCACTTAGATCCGAGTTTTAGTAACGATAACATTATTTAAGACGGTTTCAGTCAAATATTGCGTAAAGATAGAAATTGTTTTGGTGGTGGTGTAATGAtttgggtatagtccactaatgcattttccataggcggttaTGTTAACTAttggttcatagctccggccctaattttcgttcagcaacgagggacctcttgaatgaaagctcatcaaattgtctctttcctgttataGTTTcgtttgaagtcagattcgtttttcGGCaaaaaaaactctgaaaatgaaagtaaaagtgagaatttctcagttttggaaagggtgtacatcaagcaatttcatttcttttcttcaaatattaattcaattttgacacttgttataataattgcaaatcctcttttctgacatgtgtcaagcagtctgatttaaaatgtcccaataaatgtatatacactctgcaagtacagggactattttgcttaaaggcgcgcactactttgttgtcctaccgattctaaaaatagttagagggatatacctATTTACCTTTCGGATCAAATACGTGCTACTAGACGTCCTGAATTTGAGCCCGCTGACGTTGAATGTATATGGGTAGAAATAGACAACCAtacctttaaatattttctttgctgTCTATATCGCCGACCAAATTCCGATAGCAGTTTTTGGACTAAACTTTCTTTGAGCATAGACCAAGTATAGGCGAGCACTCAGATAAAATAATAACTGCTGGTGATATCAATGTAGATCTCTTTACAGTTCCACGAACGCACATTATCCTTCAAATTTCTTCTACGTACAACCTTGTTAACAATATCCATGAACCGACCAGAATTTCACACAGACCCACCGCCATTTAGGACTTTTATCATCACAAAATCTCAGCTGGTCTGAATCCATTGATGGTATTGTAAACTTCTGCATACCAAAAATTAGGACTTATAACAACttataaacataggtaatcacagattacaaagctcaccgagacaaggGATATTCTTTATGAGACCTTATGAGAACttaatcatattatatgatagtcatagttaatgatcttgaatattcatggatactgtagTAAAATACatcattatataataaaacataatatgTATTGTATCGTGTTATCAATTATTGTATTTCATCTGATTCACATAATACAGTATCAAaacataatattataattaaaagaatCATTTAATATCacatcacataatacatcacaatattgtaacatgatattatattgtattatataatatcatgtaataaataatataataatataatgttatattgtatcatttatgttttttgtataatattgtacGATATACAGGGTTGTCAAAAAGATCCAGGACGCGGGAATTCCCCCGTCTATAATACCTTAATTACCcagctattattgcatttcaacacaatgtagctataagcaagacccccagaccccccctctatttttctatttctacttcaatttttagagacaaccctggatatatgatacataatatgatttaGTATCATGAATACAatacaatttgatacaaaattttatcttatatatgatacaatactatgtaataaaattatataatatcatatcaaacgatatcatgtgatacaatacaatatctTTAAACAATATAGTTTCATGATATACAATATCTTATATAACACTATCATATGATACATGAAGCAAGTTTGATTGAGGTAGGATTTCAtatagcatccttgataatggagaccATAGATGATGGAAATCACACTCTGCATCCGAAGTTACCTCTGCGATTCACCTTCATCATAGATAAATCAATCATGCAAGTTTTGAATAatattattatctattaaacatgtgaccgtTCTAAAATAATAAACGTCCTAcacatctgaaacctatggctcagattcagcatccttGCCTGTGAAGAAGAGTGAACCAATAACAAGTAAAATTTGtgtatcaaagggcacctgctctaaaaactgtAACCAGCTCAAAAACCTTTACCTCATCctgcatctgaaacctatggctcagattcagcgtTCAAACCTGTCTAGTTCATCAGTATCAAAAGACGCACCATGGATGCAAGTGTAGCGATGCTAGGACTAGTAATACCTAAGATTTGtttatcaaagggcacctgctccaaaatctataaccagctctaaaaacatTAAGCTCCTTGAGCACCCGggacctatggctcagattcagcatccatgcctgtcaggtgcatcagtgtCATAAGATGCATCATCCTTGCAAGTTTAGTGATGTTAGAACTATTGATAACTAAGATTTGTTTATCAAAGGCCACCTGATCTAAAAACTTAGAGCAGCTCACGAACCTTAATTTAACCCAGCATTTGAAACCTTTTCCATGAAGTATGATATTAAATCAAGTGTAAAATAAGAGTTTTgtataaattatacaatttcattaataatcaataatatgtttaaataattgctttatttaaaaactattagaaGAACTTatagtacaaaaaaaaaattgtaaaataaaacttatataACATGTGTTGTGATAATTCTCCTATTAAGTTACATAATTAATGAAAACTAATATTTTCTTATGatgaacaaatgtacactgAAGTTATAACATGAAATAAGGGTAATTTTCAGGCACATGCACAAGAAAATCATTAcaacccctctctctctctctctctctctctctctctctctctctgtctctctctctcatgatcaGCTCGGTTGAATGGTAATAAACGGAGTATATACATTTTCTGCCTTAATGTGTTTGATCATAACAAGAGCGAGCAAtggaaaaaagaagagaaattCATGAACATAATTGAAAATCAATGTGGCACttccatatttatattttggaaTCTCACAATATTCAGtgtctttattaaaaaaatatatatataaaaagtataattatgacaataaatacaatttcacacatctatatatataataataatttataaaatagtgTTATATATTAGTATTTGTTAATGTgtcatttgaagaaattttgttaCAGTAACAATGAATACTATGTGtatctaaaaataaacacatgtacaGAGAATTGTTTGCATGAAGTTATTTTTAGTTGGATGTCTTCAACTCAAAGTTCTGTGTAAGTGAACTGTATTCAGTGTATACATTTAGATGCTATTGTAATCAAAACAATACATGTGGCAAGGGGTATATAAGGCATGTTTTTTAAAGACACTGTCCCTTCAACTGAAGCTTCAGAGCTGTTGAAAGCAATTACAAGGTTTTCTATAAGGTGagcaaaatatcattttactacTTCAATGGagtaaatttaaatatgaatgatGAATGGATTATTTCTATATGTACAGTAACAAAACAAACATGATGCAATTGCATCTGCACATGCAGTATTTAAATACAGTTTATAATAAGGTCATCCTTAAACAAATGTTTGTTTGAAATTGCTGCCTGGATGTCTCTAGACCCCAGAGGATGGCAATTATTAAAATTTGGAGTTTAAGAAAATGTGGAAATTATCtagattttttggattttacaatcttgcgcatgcgcattacatttaTGCTAAATCgggggaggctctttagtttatgttttccacaatataacatttgcATGGATGAACTCTTAAAcaatattacaaatacatgtacattttcattgaaaatttatcatatattctcttcatcaaaggaaatatgGGAGACAACTCCAACTCAgtgcatttttatgaaaaatccagAGTGTTCCatatgtcaacatggtgtgtaaataaGAAGGGAGTAACAACGCggtggtgaaaaagtgttgaattcttcattaatatgaattaagttttttaatgaaatgtataTATAGGGTTATATATCTGACCTCTGGGGTCATCCCCcattctccccccccccccccccccccactctccCGTGTGTGAATAACTTTCATAAGCAaaataataagaatttttttcttataaaggGGTTTAAATTTCCAGTTATAAttgcttaacatttttttaaaggaattttcgttgactattaataagcgaagcttgattgagaaaatacaaaaacaaattggtaatcttcaagtaccaatgatgtttaaaaaacaaaagacagtactcttccgattaaagcccaaatatttgagaattatttaaatatacatatggaagtaaaaatgaatatgaataaatttCTAAGTGGCATactattttttcatcattataGAAAAGCATAGAGACTTGGATCCGTATTGAACTGTTTGACAGAGGAATCAGAAGTGTTCATTATTGGTGAGTAGATAGATGTAAAGCTACATAaagctcgtaaataggcacaaTCACACGGGTATACAAGATATAATATATACTAGACTCTtattgctatagcaacaaaaaggtcttcctcATTTGCACTCATTAGCAGTATACGACTTCATAAGCAAcgctatgtattttttttataatttaatcaaaagcagtaaaaaattacattgggttgccttctttttttttaatgggaaATGTAGACTAATActgtgaagaagatttttttggGCCACTCATtagtattttataaatacatatatgataataaatacatatatgataaaaacaattttttgaaaatttcatttttttcactagtcaagatttttttggatgaggttACCCTCCCCccttttcaaaaacttttaaacataTTTAGATCAGATTATGTAAAATTTACGGAATTAGAAAAGTAATAGGGAGTGAAGCAACTGAGCCCCTTCTTAATTGCCTaaaatttacttaatatattgTACATTACGTAGAACATAACCAACTTTTTTAATGGCTGATGAAAATTTCTGCCCCAATGAAATGgagaaatttttaatgattaaaaacatCACTTAATAAGATATTTATTGATGCTGATTGGATGAAAAAGTTGGTTATGTtgtaatgtatttttgttttatattcattaaaaatatgtagCAAGTGGTGAAAAATCCATTAACTGTTACactccgcccccccccccccccccattaactTGCCTAATGCTTTCACAATATCGTAACTTTGATAGATAGCTCATTCTTCTCACTTTTAAGTATGAACTCAGATGAGCTCAATATATAAGCCTTAATGTAATGAGGTATCTTAATTTTGTAAGACAAAATACCGGTAGtcttaaaacaagaggccaataggccttaacggtcacctgagtagcatataacccatacacaaacttgtcgagcagtatcatatatgcatttaataagtTATCAATCTGGAGTAGAAAACTTATAAATCTGTAACGACGTTCACCTctctgcctgaaatctttcaaaaagaactatgaaacctataattttggcgaaaaacttaaagatctattctacaaaatcatgaattcagtgttcctttcaggtgtgtaggagtaaagaaaataatttttaaatattataattattaacacCTATATTCATTTTGGCCCtgtcctagagtcaaaacccatactccagggtacatgaaattcaaaattttagcaaaggacttcctggtaaacataattaagaaatcagttttttatacagaaatgTGCGAatagagaagattttaaaacattatatgcattaacactatatagccccccccccccccatgtcctgaacaggggccatgaatttcacaaattaggTATAatagttagtggacatcataaccatgtactgtattttcattaatattcaagggtatcaattttcgtggataaagtgaaaatcacagtttcaaggatacataaattcgtggccaatgctatatcaatataaattttgataaaaattgcacttcaatgaacatttaatttcatggatcaacttaaggtggctcactacactgtgaaattttttcttaaatcagcagaaaagtacttgattatgatagatatcattatGGATAAGAAGTACTTAAGTCTAAATGGCAAAACAATtttgcaattttggatgaaaaattacaaaaattgaattcagttaacatgaacaaaagctttAGGCGGATTCGAACCCAtaatctgcggttcagaagcccaataggATTCGACCCATGATCTgtggttcagaagcccaatactttaaccaatGAGCTACGACAATATACAACCTAATTGAAcgataacaaaacatttaaatcaccatcttgtgacgtagtgtcttaaaagtaTAGGTGTAAGTGTAGTGAAGTActtaaacaacgaaatccacaaaaattggtactcaacgaatattgatgaaaccacattattcagttttttgcccataTGTTTGAgagtaaagaagattttcttagatttaataCACTTTTTAGTATATGGCTAtcttggccccaccctagagtcagaacccctgaccaagaggccattaatttcacaattttggtagagggcttcatggacatcataaccatgcaaccagttttttcctcataTATGTGGGAgaagaaatttttgaaaatttggttgttttttttttcttctgcatatttggccccacttgTGGTGCCCCTGAGGGTGGAagagccatgaattttacaatttagattcctcttaccatagagatgcctcacaccaatAATGTTAACaattagccttgtagtttttaagaagaacgAAGACGGacaaaacggatagcaataggtcacctgagcttactcaattaaaaattaaagatacaatacaattaaaattgacatttaaaaggaaaaatCATTAACTGATGTAAAAACTATTTATCAAAGATGCATTCCAATTAAAGTTTACACTTCAAAACAGTgcatttgaaaacaattatttacacgagatatttgaaaaatatgaataaaaagaaGTACTATTACCctgataattttatatttattcacaaGAAAGGTCTCTTTCGTTAAATTCAGCATAGACTGCATTTGTATCATGATCTACAGTAAATGAGTCTCATTCAACATAAATTAAATGATACATAGGTATTGAGAATACTTGTTTAAAGGATATCAAA
This genomic interval carries:
- the LOC128163216 gene encoding uncharacterized protein LOC128163216, whose translation is MVTKAHTLKHLIDYLQNDLMRDMFCDFDFKQRLLKQKLEMLRHIAGLQRYVNIYEQRRVIRPLQFLSSIKRALSQIQLTLHTSQLSMTESLNKVDVMESLSSIQITERGNRRVGDQCLLKLMSERSNFKWRPRCVYWSPSTGDLLVGMYHIHTETGKVTRYNGSGQLTQTIQWDNSGRVVYSLPNYITENNNGDVVVSDSIYLHGAVVVTERGGRHRFSYTGHSPGSELMPCGICTDSLSHILVCDNQTKTVHMLHMDGQFLSHLLTRSQEMGKPRSLSYDIKSHRLWVGSWDNNKVCVYRYITRQDTLTDQSRVMESLSGIPTPGTEKAQYGNQYRVWVSDRYTLILTDTTGATLHAVED